The Fervidibacillus albus genome contains a region encoding:
- a CDS encoding adaptor protein MecA, translated as MFVAKGAGHMRLERVGEKQFRIFFTVDELEEIGLSPEEVDLSGEWENFFIDTIRNLKDEFNILEEGTIFIDMDFIGKQDPVFVMTIQTMEEQYFPSDWDETDESTDTLHYRFSDVEDVIQLAIRLKHDYSRGELYFFENRYHLILPIVCKDEYERLTAIIKEYGEPALQTIPYIQEYGKKLVDQWAIHQLNYFFNKT; from the coding sequence GTGTTTGTAGCGAAGGGAGCAGGACATATGCGATTGGAACGGGTAGGAGAGAAACAATTCCGTATTTTTTTTACGGTCGATGAACTAGAAGAGATCGGATTATCTCCAGAGGAAGTCGATTTATCCGGCGAATGGGAAAATTTTTTCATCGATACAATCCGAAATTTGAAAGACGAGTTTAACATTTTGGAAGAGGGGACGATTTTCATCGATATGGATTTCATTGGAAAACAAGATCCCGTTTTCGTGATGACGATACAAACGATGGAAGAACAATATTTCCCATCGGATTGGGATGAAACGGACGAATCGACGGATACGCTTCATTATCGTTTTTCCGATGTGGAAGATGTGATTCAATTGGCGATTCGACTGAAACATGACTATTCAAGGGGCGAACTATATTTTTTCGAAAATCGGTATCATCTAATCCTTCCCATTGTTTGTAAAGATGAATATGAAAGATTGACAGCGATTATTAAGGAATATGGTGAACCTGCCCTTCAAACGATCCCTTATATCCAAGAATACGGAAAAAAACTTGTCGACCAATGGGCAATACATCAATTGAATTATTTTTTTAATAAAACGTAG
- a CDS encoding RecQ family ATP-dependent DNA helicase, with translation MNLLKLLNDRFSYSGFRPGQREIIESVLQGKDTLALLPTGTGKSLCYQLPGYVFEGAVVIVSPLLSLMQDQVEQMRARGEKRVIALNSFLSFKERQYVLNHLNEYKFIYLSPEMLQNERIVHRLEGLDISLFVVDEAHCISHWGFDFRPDYLELGEIRNRFNRPVTLALTATASQEVRDDISRTLHMENVQEFIFSVDRPNIAIVVEKMEDVHEKGKRLTELVQSLQGPGIIYFSSKKMADEWAKRLNETTDLQVAAYHADIRLEERILLQQQFLYGELTLMCATSAFGMGVNKENVRYVIHFHPPTDLESYIQEIGRAGRDGKPSLAVLMFTIDDRVLQRKLIEGELPSKVQIDRFANLMKQQGSIDLNESQEGFSEIQWRILKKYFTESADDRQFKREMTAFVQLRLRWKQKKLAEMIDWIESDGCRRSRLLQHFSETHIIKRDNCCDVCGVSWEAFNRKEGGHNRREIDAHWENRLAKLLLIRRFEGEESTKESRSTTFR, from the coding sequence ATGAATTTGCTGAAACTATTAAATGACCGGTTTTCTTATTCCGGTTTCCGACCTGGACAAAGGGAGATTATCGAATCGGTTTTGCAAGGAAAGGATACGCTAGCCCTATTGCCGACGGGAACAGGAAAATCCCTCTGCTACCAACTGCCTGGCTATGTATTCGAAGGGGCCGTTGTCATCGTCTCCCCGCTTCTATCTTTAATGCAAGATCAAGTGGAACAAATGAGGGCGAGGGGGGAAAAACGGGTCATCGCACTCAATTCTTTTTTATCTTTCAAGGAAAGACAATATGTATTGAATCATTTGAACGAGTACAAATTCATTTATTTATCACCAGAGATGTTACAAAATGAACGGATCGTCCATCGTTTGGAAGGTTTGGATATTTCTCTTTTTGTCGTCGATGAAGCCCATTGTATTTCCCATTGGGGTTTTGATTTTCGACCGGATTATTTGGAATTAGGGGAGATTAGGAATCGATTCAACCGACCGGTAACGTTGGCTTTAACGGCAACGGCTAGTCAAGAAGTACGGGATGATATTTCACGAACGTTACATATGGAAAATGTTCAAGAATTTATTTTTTCAGTGGACAGACCGAATATTGCCATCGTAGTCGAGAAAATGGAGGATGTCCATGAAAAAGGAAAAAGATTAACGGAACTCGTTCAATCGTTACAAGGACCTGGTATCATTTATTTTTCAAGTAAAAAAATGGCCGATGAATGGGCGAAACGGTTAAACGAAACGACCGATTTACAAGTGGCTGCATATCACGCAGACATTCGGTTAGAGGAACGTATTCTTTTGCAACAACAATTTTTGTACGGCGAGTTAACGTTGATGTGTGCCACGAGCGCCTTTGGAATGGGAGTGAATAAGGAAAACGTCCGTTACGTCATCCATTTCCACCCGCCGACCGATTTGGAATCGTATATTCAAGAAATCGGTCGTGCCGGACGGGATGGCAAGCCGAGTTTAGCTGTTCTAATGTTTACAATAGACGATCGCGTACTGCAACGGAAGCTCATTGAAGGGGAATTACCTTCAAAAGTACAAATCGATCGGTTTGCCAATTTAATGAAACAACAGGGTTCGATCGATCTCAATGAATCACAGGAAGGATTTTCCGAAATCCAATGGCGAATATTGAAAAAGTATTTTACCGAAAGTGCCGATGATCGACAATTTAAACGGGAAATGACGGCCTTTGTACAACTTCGATTGCGATGGAAACAGAAAAAGTTAGCAGAGATGATCGATTGGATCGAATCCGATGGGTGTAGAAGGAGTCGATTGTTGCAACATTTTTCGGAAACACACATAATAAAAAGAGATAACTGTTGTGATGTTTGCGGCGTGAGTTGGGAAGCGTTCAATCGGAAAGAAGGGGGGCATAATCGGAGAGAAATCGATGCCCATTGGGAAAATCGATTGGCAAAACTGCTCTTAATAAGGAGATTTGAAGGTGAAGAATCGACAAAAGAATCTCGTAGCACAACTTTCAGATAA
- a CDS encoding GerMN domain-containing protein, with amino-acid sequence MVKNDWNDEEFSELFKQFPVVTDHRSRNELYSNVMDRLKQAEHRKKRRLYIPALATAAVLFLSIVLFMSIVRSPEWNMGIEQEAEEFHLEMIDPSNGKFFDSSEDFVEDEREKNISSIEKFAVYPDMIAEDELAITLYVPDKNAQNMVPVTVLEKQSDEQTPLDIIRDVMNRIDETGLGLSDYYPYNGTVSLDENGNVSVDLSENVNENWGSTGEILFMKSLESFRSINIDSVYLSDEGSPGLYFPHSGLEIFKYELGKTEENYAFFIYRTDDHIYLTSGPDTYSDLIQAFAAMKEKNEVYDLEPSIPSEMEITVQTDDNGLLVLRFSDSLSDYDGELVQLMIEAILLTANSFGFSEVQFENVSVEQNIGFEFEQPIPVPIAPNLVELPDDSTVQEDKP; translated from the coding sequence ATGGTGAAAAACGACTGGAATGATGAGGAATTCAGCGAACTGTTTAAGCAATTTCCGGTAGTAACGGATCACCGTAGTCGAAATGAGCTTTATTCTAATGTGATGGACCGATTGAAACAGGCCGAACATCGGAAAAAAAGACGTTTATATATCCCTGCTTTGGCGACGGCAGCCGTGTTATTTTTAAGTATAGTCCTATTTATGTCAATTGTTCGATCACCGGAATGGAATATGGGAATAGAACAGGAAGCGGAGGAATTTCATTTGGAAATGATCGATCCGTCAAATGGAAAATTTTTCGATTCCTCAGAAGACTTTGTAGAGGACGAACGGGAAAAAAATATTTCGTCCATTGAAAAATTTGCCGTTTATCCGGATATGATTGCCGAAGATGAACTTGCTATAACTTTATATGTACCGGATAAGAATGCGCAGAATATGGTTCCTGTTACGGTGTTGGAAAAACAGTCCGATGAGCAAACTCCTTTAGATATCATTCGTGATGTGATGAATCGAATCGATGAGACAGGTTTAGGATTGTCCGATTATTATCCGTATAACGGGACAGTATCCCTCGATGAAAATGGGAATGTATCCGTCGATCTTTCAGAGAATGTGAACGAAAATTGGGGATCTACCGGTGAAATATTGTTTATGAAAAGTTTGGAAAGTTTTCGTTCTATTAATATCGATTCCGTTTATTTATCTGATGAGGGTTCACCCGGTTTATATTTCCCTCATTCGGGTTTAGAAATTTTCAAGTATGAACTAGGGAAAACAGAGGAAAACTATGCCTTTTTCATTTATCGTACGGACGATCATATCTACCTTACTTCTGGGCCGGATACGTATTCCGACTTGATTCAAGCCTTTGCAGCAATGAAAGAAAAAAATGAGGTGTATGATTTGGAACCATCGATTCCAAGTGAAATGGAAATCACGGTTCAAACGGATGATAACGGTCTTTTAGTTCTCCGTTTTTCCGATTCCTTGAGCGATTATGATGGCGAGTTGGTCCAGTTGATGATCGAAGCGATTCTTCTTACGGCAAATTCATTCGGATTTTCTGAAGTACAATTTGAAAATGTATCCGTCGAACAAAATATTGGGTTTGAATTCGAACAACCGATTCCCGTTCCGATTGCTCCGAATTTGGTGGAACTTCCTGATGATTCGACGGTGCAGGAGGATAAGCCGTAA
- a CDS encoding response regulator transcription factor, giving the protein MENEVKILVVDDEERIRRLLKMYLERENYVIDEAEDGNEALEKALGEDYDLIVLDLMLPGKDGIEVCRLLREKKATPVIMLTAKGEEANRVQGFEVGADDYIVKPFSPREVVLRVKALLRRASTTSFLQTETKAKNILVFPHLTIDHDAHRVIADGHEVSLTPKEYDLLYFLAKTPDKVFDREQLLKEVWHYEFFGDLRTVDTHVKRLREKLNKVSENAAKMIVTVWGVGYKFEVVNE; this is encoded by the coding sequence ATGGAAAACGAAGTGAAAATTTTAGTGGTGGATGACGAAGAGCGAATTCGTCGATTGTTAAAAATGTATTTAGAAAGGGAAAATTATGTAATCGATGAAGCGGAAGATGGAAATGAGGCGTTGGAAAAAGCGCTAGGTGAAGATTATGATTTAATTGTACTTGACTTAATGCTTCCAGGGAAAGATGGAATCGAAGTATGCCGATTATTACGGGAAAAGAAGGCGACACCGGTAATCATGTTAACGGCTAAGGGAGAAGAAGCAAATCGTGTGCAAGGGTTTGAAGTCGGTGCGGACGATTATATTGTGAAACCCTTTAGTCCGAGGGAAGTCGTTTTACGGGTAAAAGCTTTACTTCGAAGAGCTTCGACGACGAGTTTTCTTCAAACGGAAACGAAGGCGAAAAACATCCTCGTATTCCCCCATTTAACAATCGATCACGATGCACACCGGGTGATTGCTGATGGGCACGAAGTTAGCCTAACCCCGAAGGAATATGATTTGTTATATTTTTTAGCGAAAACACCGGACAAAGTGTTCGATCGGGAACAATTGTTAAAAGAAGTATGGCATTACGAATTTTTTGGTGACTTACGTACGGTTGATACTCATGTGAAACGGTTGCGGGAAAAGTTGAATAAAGTTTCGGAAAACGCAGCGAAGATGATCGTAACCGTATGGGGAGTCGGTTACAAATTCGAGGTTGTGAATGAATGA
- a CDS encoding helix-turn-helix domain-containing protein yields MNYSHALILHCIRSFCGERSANAAFYLLKGKKSAQTIQDASWYSLRHFFAALPELSKDEFDRIVEQFLRQGWIIWKEHGAYITEPGKDWLDETLATKPLPPFFDGWKYGGVESLFWKRISLLIQTISYWARFQTDFLPVQRDLSVQFWVKDWLNRRKASSREQIATEFYNELHDILSSIKISGMDPNIFVYRLSGFETTGFTAEQAATRLAIDETYYSLFFRGIIHYMIDSAWKDMERFRYISSIVEKGHDTVCLTKSSLYTYRLIRGGKSMEEIARLRKLKRSTIEDHLVEIASMDSQFSIDDYVPVQLQRKIIVVADALQTRKLKKIKEALNEVDYFSIRLVLSKVDEIRKRFLPSE; encoded by the coding sequence ATGAATTATTCGCACGCACTCATTCTCCATTGTATCCGTTCTTTTTGTGGAGAGCGATCTGCCAATGCGGCTTTTTATTTGTTAAAAGGAAAAAAATCGGCGCAAACGATTCAAGATGCTTCTTGGTATTCTTTGCGTCATTTCTTTGCTGCCCTTCCCGAGTTATCTAAGGATGAATTCGATCGCATTGTCGAACAATTTCTTCGGCAGGGATGGATTATTTGGAAAGAACATGGTGCCTATATTACTGAACCCGGGAAAGATTGGCTGGATGAAACGTTAGCTACCAAACCGTTACCTCCCTTTTTTGACGGATGGAAATACGGAGGCGTGGAATCGTTGTTTTGGAAAAGAATTAGTTTGCTCATTCAAACGATTTCCTATTGGGCTCGGTTTCAGACGGATTTTTTACCGGTACAAAGGGATTTATCCGTTCAATTTTGGGTAAAAGATTGGCTTAATCGAAGAAAAGCTAGTTCAAGGGAACAAATTGCAACTGAATTTTACAATGAACTACACGACATTCTTTCTTCCATAAAAATAAGCGGAATGGATCCGAATATATTTGTTTATCGACTGTCCGGATTTGAAACAACGGGTTTTACTGCCGAACAAGCAGCGACACGATTGGCCATCGATGAAACGTATTATTCCCTGTTTTTCCGTGGAATCATTCATTATATGATTGATTCGGCATGGAAAGATATGGAACGGTTTCGTTATATATCATCGATTGTTGAAAAGGGCCACGACACCGTTTGTTTAACGAAATCGTCCCTTTATACGTATCGATTAATTCGAGGGGGAAAGTCGATGGAGGAAATCGCCCGTTTGAGAAAATTAAAGCGGAGTACGATTGAAGATCACCTCGTGGAAATTGCTTCGATGGATTCCCAGTTTTCGATTGACGATTACGTGCCGGTCCAGTTGCAACGAAAAATAATTGTGGTAGCCGATGCGTTACAGACGCGAAAATTGAAAAAAATTAAAGAGGCGTTAAATGAAGTAGACTATTTTTCCATTCGACTCGTGTTGTCAAAAGTCGATGAAATACGAAAACGATTTTTACCTTCCGAATAA
- a CDS encoding DUF2663 family protein produces the protein MDETIKNLGDWTDEATKQMLQSLVNKKRKFDRFRQFHLAFMWISISIIFLYIIFIYVKIIFPNSHSFSAMFSSFVNWPGNAYLLLFSIGLYAYMNLLKEKVDKLESEYHALRCEIIDKSTDLWGTDEGWEKRYIVFRIMKETYDINLYYESK, from the coding sequence ATGGATGAGACGATTAAAAATTTAGGGGATTGGACCGATGAGGCAACGAAACAAATGTTACAAAGTCTCGTAAATAAAAAAAGAAAATTCGATCGGTTTCGACAGTTTCATCTCGCATTTATGTGGATCAGTATTTCCATCATTTTTCTTTACATCATTTTTATATACGTAAAGATTATTTTCCCAAATTCCCATTCTTTTTCAGCGATGTTTTCGAGTTTCGTCAATTGGCCGGGAAATGCATACCTCCTTCTTTTTTCCATCGGTTTATATGCGTATATGAACTTGTTAAAGGAGAAGGTGGATAAACTAGAGAGCGAATACCATGCTTTGCGCTGCGAAATTATTGACAAGAGTACCGATCTGTGGGGAACGGATGAAGGGTGGGAAAAGCGGTATATCGTTTTTCGCATAATGAAAGAAACGTACGATATTAATTTATATTATGAAAGTAAATAA
- a CDS encoding ECF transporter S component: MKRSIKSYVAIGMLSGIAYVLMLLDFPLPFFPSFLKVDFSDIPALIAAIIMGPGAGVAVEMLKNVLDLLTTGSQTGVPVGHIANFVTGTLFILPTYFMYNRVRTKKGMAMGLFTATAISAFAMSILNYYVFLPMYEYFMGFHLPAEIVVMAILPFNLLKGVMISAVFMVLFVKMNNWLIKERAVFTK, encoded by the coding sequence TTGAAACGCTCGATTAAATCGTACGTAGCGATAGGAATGTTAAGTGGAATCGCCTATGTGTTAATGTTGTTAGATTTTCCATTACCGTTTTTTCCGAGCTTCTTAAAAGTTGATTTCAGTGACATTCCAGCTTTAATTGCTGCGATTATTATGGGTCCGGGCGCAGGAGTTGCGGTGGAAATGTTGAAAAACGTTTTGGATTTGTTAACGACCGGTAGCCAAACCGGTGTTCCAGTCGGCCATATCGCTAATTTTGTTACGGGCACGTTATTTATTTTACCTACTTATTTTATGTATAATCGGGTTCGAACGAAAAAAGGGATGGCGATGGGGCTTTTCACTGCTACGGCAATTTCGGCCTTTGCTATGAGTATTTTGAATTATTACGTCTTTTTGCCGATGTACGAATATTTTATGGGCTTCCATTTGCCGGCAGAAATTGTTGTGATGGCGATTCTTCCATTTAATCTTTTAAAAGGAGTCATGATTTCCGCCGTCTTTATGGTATTATTTGTCAAAATGAATAACTGGCTTATTAAAGAACGAGCTGTTTTTACAAAATAA
- a CDS encoding M23 family metallopeptidase: protein MKKGKGLQLIGISFFIFFGLLPNISFAEMIDSEAKSKWIWPTDGFITDLYGTRGGSHKGIDIAEEMGTEVVAVLDGTITRSYYSNSYGNVIFIRHDVGYETVYAHLSKRLVNIGDRVEQGTTIGLMGNTGHSSGPHLHFEIHRPNWTYSKENAIDPLLIFGKVEVGQYRFCGENGQRIVVERKK, encoded by the coding sequence TTGAAAAAGGGTAAGGGACTTCAATTGATCGGGATTTCTTTTTTCATCTTCTTCGGATTGTTGCCGAATATATCCTTTGCTGAAATGATTGATTCGGAAGCAAAATCGAAATGGATTTGGCCGACAGACGGTTTTATCACCGATCTTTACGGGACGAGAGGAGGTTCCCATAAGGGGATTGATATTGCAGAAGAGATGGGGACGGAAGTTGTCGCTGTGTTAGATGGAACGATTACCCGGTCATATTATTCCAATTCATACGGAAATGTTATCTTTATTCGGCATGATGTCGGATATGAAACCGTTTATGCTCATTTATCCAAACGGCTCGTAAATATTGGGGACCGTGTGGAACAAGGTACAACAATCGGTTTAATGGGAAATACCGGCCATTCATCCGGTCCTCATCTCCACTTTGAAATCCATCGACCAAATTGGACCTATTCGAAGGAAAACGCCATCGATCCATTGCTCATTTTCGGTAAAGTAGAAGTCGGTCAATATCGGTTTTGTGGGGAAAATGGACAGAGGATTGTTGTGGAAAGAAAAAAATGA
- the sigX gene encoding RNA polymerase sigma factor SigX: MTGEIKRMNSVFTEIYEKYHRDLFQFLFYMVRNRELAEDLVQEVYIRVMKSYNRFEGKSSLKTWLFTIARNVTIDHFRKEQPLKNRLFSRLDWKEQKLVDDNPLPEEIAMQNEKIQMLYRCLNKCTFDQRTVLIARFIQQLSIMETAEILGWTESKVKTTQHRALKAVKKAMEKEGVNEW; encoded by the coding sequence ATGACGGGGGAGATAAAAAGAATGAACTCCGTTTTCACTGAAATATATGAAAAATATCATCGCGATTTATTTCAATTTCTATTTTATATGGTAAGGAATCGGGAACTCGCAGAAGATTTAGTACAAGAAGTGTACATTCGCGTTATGAAATCGTATAACCGATTCGAAGGAAAAAGTAGTTTGAAAACATGGTTATTTACGATTGCACGCAATGTGACGATCGACCATTTTCGAAAGGAACAACCTTTAAAAAATCGATTATTTTCACGATTGGATTGGAAAGAACAAAAATTAGTCGATGACAATCCTTTACCGGAAGAAATAGCGATGCAAAACGAAAAAATTCAAATGCTATATCGTTGTTTAAATAAATGTACCTTCGACCAGCGAACCGTTTTAATCGCTAGGTTCATCCAACAACTGTCGATTATGGAAACTGCCGAAATATTAGGATGGACCGAAAGTAAGGTGAAAACGACTCAACATCGGGCGCTAAAGGCTGTGAAAAAAGCTATGGAAAAGGAGGGAGTTAATGAATGGTGA
- a CDS encoding CPBP family intramembrane glutamic endopeptidase translates to MKNRQKNLVAQLSDKELLWNFYVSQLFIFCIGILLSRLIFQNWFYPFSLFNWADTKIITVGLSAALFVIILDVCFMKLLPKTVYDDGGINERLFSNRRRWHIVVMTLIVAFGEEILFRGVLQTAFGLVVASLLFAFVHFRYLFHPFLFANVVILSFVIGVIFQTTENLAVCVLMHFIIDCSLGFIIHSKRN, encoded by the coding sequence GTGAAGAATCGACAAAAGAATCTCGTAGCACAACTTTCAGATAAGGAATTATTATGGAATTTTTACGTAAGTCAATTATTCATTTTTTGCATCGGAATTTTATTAAGTCGACTTATTTTTCAAAATTGGTTTTACCCGTTTTCACTTTTTAATTGGGCTGATACAAAAATCATAACGGTCGGTTTATCGGCAGCGTTGTTTGTTATTATTCTGGACGTTTGTTTCATGAAGTTGCTCCCGAAAACGGTTTACGATGATGGAGGGATAAACGAGCGGTTGTTTTCCAATCGCCGACGTTGGCATATCGTGGTGATGACGTTAATCGTAGCCTTCGGAGAAGAAATCTTATTTCGTGGCGTATTACAAACAGCCTTCGGATTAGTTGTTGCCAGCCTTCTATTTGCCTTCGTCCATTTTCGCTATCTTTTTCACCCATTTTTATTTGCTAACGTCGTCATATTAAGTTTTGTTATCGGTGTAATTTTTCAAACGACTGAGAATCTTGCTGTCTGCGTCTTAATGCATTTCATCATTGATTGTTCGTTAGGATTTATCATCCATTCAAAAAGGAATTAG
- a CDS encoding ferredoxin encodes MAKYTIVDKDTCIACGACGAAAPDIYDYDDEGIAYVILDDNTGTAEVPEVLEEDMMDAFEGCPTESIKVSDQPFDGDPMKFE; translated from the coding sequence ATGGCAAAATATACGATTGTTGATAAAGATACTTGCATAGCCTGTGGTGCATGCGGTGCTGCAGCTCCCGACATATACGATTACGATGACGAAGGAATCGCCTATGTCATCCTCGACGATAATACGGGTACTGCAGAAGTCCCGGAAGTTTTGGAAGAAGATATGATGGATGCTTTCGAAGGTTGTCCGACCGAATCGATTAAAGTAAGCGATCAACCGTTTGATGGTGATCCGATGAAATTCGAATAA
- a CDS encoding ATP-binding protein — protein MIWRNIVGKLWATFLLLISLVLFVLSLLLMQFFRNYLVEDVTKTLSNTASKLALILERHDDFEFGLEVAWEMTDDVTKAIVITPEQEIFYSPESDQKPFGLTYFQNDAELSQIFTGKDYVKKEIDFPIDENGGYEKALMIGVPYKIEGKIGGVFIFQSLDAMNDATITTTKLIWLAVFLAFVLTTVFAFFLSTKITAPLRKMRQAAFEVTRGKFDTKVPVLTNDELGELATAFNEMGQQLKINISALNQEKEQLANILSSMADGVLTFDREGNILVTNPPAEKFLQTWNGTDDYSRVLPSTIMDLFRKVIEKETEQTGFLSKDFQYWTVIVSPLYDQNTIRGAVAVIRDMTEERKLEKLRTDFVANVSHELRTPVAMLQGYSEALLDDVAASEAERKELAMIIHEESMRMGRLVNELLDLAKMESGRFSLNKEDIQIEPFLNRIVKKFTGMAKDKRLTLTLDVQNDGTVSIDGDRIEQVLTNLIDNAIRHTSEEGKVAVKANVDRTGLTFEVADDGTGIAEADLPFVFERFYKADKARTRGKSGTGLGLAIAKNIVEAHGGNIEVKSKLGQGTTFTVVIPE, from the coding sequence ATGATTTGGCGCAATATTGTCGGGAAATTATGGGCGACTTTTCTTCTACTCATTTCCCTCGTTTTGTTCGTTCTCTCCCTTTTATTAATGCAATTTTTTCGCAATTATCTCGTTGAAGATGTGACGAAAACGTTATCGAATACGGCGTCGAAACTCGCGCTTATTTTAGAACGGCACGATGATTTCGAGTTCGGATTGGAAGTTGCATGGGAAATGACAGACGATGTGACGAAGGCGATTGTAATCACTCCGGAACAAGAAATATTCTATTCCCCTGAGAGTGATCAAAAACCATTCGGATTGACATATTTTCAAAACGATGCAGAATTGTCCCAAATTTTCACTGGGAAAGACTATGTGAAAAAGGAAATCGATTTTCCTATCGATGAAAATGGTGGGTATGAGAAAGCCTTGATGATTGGGGTTCCATACAAAATTGAGGGGAAAATCGGTGGAGTCTTCATTTTTCAATCGCTAGATGCGATGAACGATGCGACGATAACGACGACGAAACTCATTTGGTTGGCTGTTTTTCTCGCCTTCGTTTTAACGACCGTTTTCGCCTTTTTTCTATCGACGAAAATTACCGCGCCTTTACGTAAAATGCGCCAAGCTGCCTTCGAAGTGACGCGCGGAAAATTCGATACGAAGGTACCGGTTTTAACGAATGACGAACTGGGTGAATTAGCGACGGCATTCAATGAAATGGGCCAACAACTGAAAATTAATATTAGTGCGTTAAATCAAGAGAAGGAACAATTGGCAAATATTTTAAGCAGCATGGCTGATGGCGTTTTAACGTTTGATCGGGAAGGGAATATTCTCGTGACGAATCCACCAGCTGAGAAATTTTTACAAACGTGGAATGGGACGGACGATTACTCCCGCGTACTCCCTTCAACAATTATGGACTTGTTTCGAAAAGTCATCGAAAAGGAAACGGAACAAACTGGGTTTCTGTCGAAAGACTTTCAATATTGGACGGTCATCGTCAGCCCGTTGTACGATCAAAATACGATCCGCGGTGCAGTCGCTGTCATACGGGATATGACCGAGGAGAGAAAATTGGAAAAATTACGAACGGATTTCGTCGCCAACGTTTCCCACGAATTGCGGACACCGGTTGCGATGCTTCAAGGGTATAGTGAAGCACTGCTTGACGATGTGGCAGCAAGTGAAGCGGAACGGAAAGAACTGGCAATGATTATTCATGAAGAATCGATGCGGATGGGAAGACTCGTCAATGAATTGCTCGATTTAGCAAAAATGGAGTCCGGTCGCTTCTCATTGAATAAAGAGGATATACAAATCGAACCGTTTTTGAACCGAATTGTTAAAAAATTTACCGGTATGGCGAAGGATAAACGTTTAACCTTGACGTTGGACGTTCAAAACGATGGAACCGTTTCAATCGATGGGGACCGAATTGAACAAGTATTAACGAATTTAATCGATAACGCCATACGCCATACGTCGGAAGAAGGGAAGGTCGCCGTAAAGGCAAACGTAGATCGAACCGGATTGACCTTTGAAGTAGCCGACGATGGAACCGGGATTGCCGAAGCTGATTTGCCCTTCGTCTTTGAACGATTTTACAAGGCGGATAAGGCGAGGACGAGGGGGAAATCCGGTACAGGATTAGGGCTTGCCATCGCGAAAAATATCGTGGAAGCCCACGGAGGAAACATCGAAGTGAAAAGCAAACTCGGACAAGGTACGACCTTTACTGTCGTAATTCCCGAATAA